The Oscillospiraceae bacterium genome has a segment encoding these proteins:
- a CDS encoding glycosyltransferase family 2 protein: MIGILILNYKKYQVTADCIRSVLDTGDGLDYHIYVLDNGSGNDSIACLQAQFPNHPRITWMESAENTGYARGNNQMLSRARKDGCTAAVITNSDIVFLPGTLQQLAADIAEGHPIVGPRLQYPNGQRQNSVKLRPYTYREYLWTETYLRNLVPKAKLQALRRQPAAPGEVYWLSGAVFAVDTAVFHRLGDFDPYTFLYYEEYILSTRCKAQNIALWFDPTVTALHCHGASAGGAANLFTRLENLRSELYFLHRYRHWSRHRLATVRRVRCLEVLFTFGKAHKWADARTYLRKSKILLKKERTNET; the protein is encoded by the coding sequence ATGATTGGTATTCTCATTCTCAATTACAAAAAATATCAGGTTACCGCCGACTGTATTCGCTCTGTGCTGGATACCGGAGACGGTCTGGACTACCATATCTATGTGCTGGATAACGGCTCCGGCAATGACTCTATTGCCTGCCTACAAGCCCAATTTCCAAACCATCCCCGCATCACCTGGATGGAAAGCGCGGAGAACACCGGCTACGCCCGGGGCAACAACCAAATGCTTTCCCGCGCCCGCAAAGACGGCTGCACCGCTGCGGTGATCACCAACAGCGATATTGTCTTTTTGCCCGGCACCTTGCAGCAGCTGGCCGCGGACATCGCCGAAGGGCACCCCATTGTAGGTCCTCGGCTGCAATACCCCAACGGACAGCGGCAAAACAGCGTCAAGCTGCGCCCCTACACCTACCGGGAATACCTGTGGACGGAAACTTATTTGCGCAATCTTGTGCCCAAGGCCAAATTGCAGGCGCTGCGCCGCCAGCCCGCTGCCCCGGGAGAGGTCTACTGGCTCTCCGGTGCGGTCTTTGCCGTAGACACAGCGGTCTTTCACCGGCTGGGTGATTTTGACCCTTATACCTTTTTATATTATGAGGAGTACATACTCTCTACCCGGTGCAAGGCACAGAACATTGCCCTGTGGTTTGATCCTACGGTCACGGCGCTCCACTGCCACGGCGCCTCTGCCGGTGGTGCTGCAAACCTATTTACCCGATTGGAGAACCTGCGCTCCGAGTTATACTTCCTCCACCGCTACCGGCACTGGAGCCGACACCGACTGGCCACCGTACGCCGGGTGCGCTGTCTGGAAGTGCTGTTTACCTTTGGCAAGGCGCACAAATGGGCGGATGCCCGCACCTACCTGCGCAAAAGCAAAATCCTGCTGAAAAAGGAACGAACGAATGAAACTTAA
- a CDS encoding polysaccharide pyruvyl transferase family protein: MDKIGILTFHRSENYGSVLQAWALCQQINTLPGRQAELIDYSNRAQQDLYALFLPPKSVKNIAKNLRACLLLPYLLRRKAAFRDFIGALPKSAPIQTEADFAAHRADYRAVVCGSDQIWNPGSLDFSTHFFAPDFAAQKISYAPSLRSATAAAFADIDLKGLLADFAAVSVREQESVTVIEQLTGRTPKVVLDPTLLPAAQDFAPILGTAPQGDYLFFYSIDYPPEVCRTVQKTARRLHLPVYILFTGNKTYRALPYGFRLARHQTPGDFLALVKGAKLVLSTSFHGTVFALRFGTPFYALKAKRGAAYYTDPRIATLLQTAGVAERYLPCDRAGEIHTAPLHRDPALLDRAVAESRAFLQEGLTAR, from the coding sequence ATGGACAAAATCGGAATTTTAACCTTTCATCGAAGTGAAAATTACGGCTCCGTGCTCCAAGCCTGGGCACTATGTCAACAGATCAATACCCTGCCCGGCCGCCAAGCGGAACTGATCGACTATTCCAACCGCGCGCAGCAGGACCTGTACGCCCTGTTTCTGCCGCCTAAATCCGTTAAAAATATCGCCAAAAACCTGCGGGCCTGTTTGCTGCTGCCCTATCTGCTACGGCGCAAGGCGGCCTTTCGGGACTTTATCGGTGCTCTGCCCAAGAGCGCGCCCATACAAACCGAGGCGGATTTTGCCGCCCATCGGGCGGACTACCGGGCGGTGGTCTGCGGCTCCGACCAGATTTGGAACCCCGGATCTCTGGATTTTTCCACCCACTTTTTTGCCCCGGACTTTGCGGCACAAAAAATCAGCTACGCCCCCAGCCTGCGCAGCGCCACTGCTGCCGCATTTGCCGATATAGACTTAAAAGGTCTGCTGGCGGACTTTGCCGCTGTGTCTGTGCGGGAGCAGGAAAGCGTGACAGTGATTGAACAGTTGACCGGCCGCACCCCAAAGGTGGTGCTGGACCCTACCCTGCTGCCTGCGGCACAGGACTTTGCCCCCATTCTGGGCACGGCGCCCCAGGGTGATTACCTGTTTTTCTATTCCATTGATTATCCGCCGGAGGTGTGCCGCACCGTGCAGAAGACCGCCCGACGGTTGCACCTGCCGGTGTACATTCTCTTTACCGGCAACAAAACCTACCGTGCCCTGCCCTATGGCTTTCGCCTGGCGCGGCACCAAACTCCCGGCGACTTTTTGGCGCTGGTCAAAGGGGCCAAGCTGGTGCTAAGCACCTCTTTCCACGGCACCGTATTTGCCCTGCGCTTTGGCACCCCCTTTTATGCCCTGAAGGCCAAGCGAGGCGCCGCCTACTACACAGACCCCCGCATTGCCACCTTACTGCAAACGGCAGGTGTGGCAGAGCGTTACCTGCCCTGTGATCGGGCGGGAGAGATTCACACCGCGCCCCTGCACCGGGATCCGGCCCTCCTGGACCGTGCCGTGGCAGAGAGCCGCGCATTCTTACAGGAAGGACTGACTGCCCGATGA
- a CDS encoding glycosyltransferase family 4 protein has protein sequence MNILHLQLSGGPGGIVSLCRDINKHSAHHNFFYFLFEGGSIADEIAAQGGTVQVATGAKNHPLKAATDLVRYCKEQQMDVIVDHSGSPYTRFVHIYAARRLKKVRFLLYLHANAYYSADKGIKEWVYARLLRSAARHSAKIVAISHSVAESYLRRYHLPKDKMQVVYNGTDLHRFIPHPAHTDTPLRLIYVGRIFRDKGIDLLLKALAACPADTPITLTLVGSDHGGYTEQMQALTARLHLEDKVQFLGSRTDVPQLLQAADLFVHPATCQEGFGITLIEAMASGVPCLAFPKGAIPEIIGPEIDGFLTEEVSAAALTAGINRALELFTKAPHHWHTLCKNARQKAELFSIERTVAQLEALYQEQ, from the coding sequence ATGAACATCTTACACCTGCAACTCAGCGGCGGTCCGGGCGGCATTGTGAGCCTGTGCCGGGATATAAACAAACACTCTGCCCATCACAATTTCTTTTACTTTCTTTTTGAAGGCGGTTCTATTGCCGATGAAATTGCCGCCCAGGGGGGCACAGTGCAAGTGGCCACCGGCGCCAAGAACCACCCGCTGAAGGCGGCGACCGACCTGGTGCGCTACTGCAAAGAACAGCAAATGGATGTGATCGTGGATCATTCCGGCTCGCCCTACACCCGCTTTGTGCATATTTACGCCGCGCGGCGGCTGAAAAAAGTGCGTTTTTTGCTATATCTTCACGCCAACGCCTATTACAGCGCAGACAAAGGGATCAAAGAATGGGTCTATGCCCGGCTGCTGCGCAGCGCCGCCCGGCATTCTGCAAAGATCGTAGCCATCTCTCACTCGGTAGCGGAAAGCTATCTGCGTCGGTACCACCTGCCGAAAGACAAAATGCAGGTGGTCTATAACGGCACGGACTTGCACCGCTTTATCCCCCATCCGGCACATACAGACACACCCCTGCGGCTGATTTATGTGGGGCGCATATTTAGGGACAAAGGCATTGACCTGCTGCTGAAGGCGCTGGCTGCCTGTCCGGCAGACACACCCATCACCCTTACGCTGGTAGGCTCCGATCACGGCGGCTATACAGAGCAAATGCAAGCCCTGACCGCCCGGCTGCACCTGGAAGATAAAGTGCAGTTCCTGGGCAGCCGCACCGATGTGCCGCAGCTGCTGCAAGCGGCCGATCTGTTTGTGCACCCGGCCACCTGCCAGGAGGGATTTGGCATTACACTGATCGAGGCTATGGCCAGCGGTGTGCCCTGCCTGGCCTTCCCCAAGGGTGCCATACCGGAAATCATCGGACCGGAGATCGACGGCTTTTTGACCGAAGAAGTCAGTGCCGCCGCCCTGACTGCGGGGATCAATCGGGCGCTGGAACTCTTTACCAAAGCGCCGCACCACTGGCACACCCTGTGCAAAAACGCCCGGCAAAAGGCGGAACTTTTTTCCATCGAACGAACGGTAGCGCAACTGGAAGCGCTGTACCAAGAGCAGTAA
- a CDS encoding Coenzyme F420 hydrogenase/dehydrogenase, beta subunit C-terminal domain: protein MTICPEERCTGCGACQSACPADCIALALNRAGDRVAVIDESRCTRCGKCSRICPVLHPPVLRESRTALAAYAVEAQVRQSSASGGAAAVLARQVVESGGCAYGAAFTAPTTVKLVRVDAPAQLSRLQGSKYVHAATGSAYRKVQSDLKAGRQVLFTGTPCQVAGLYAYLGGDPPGLTTCDLVCHGVPETDTLNAYLQTELNPAAIARLTFRDGDGWVMKAYGRDGGVLRRMNLKNSLYYNGFMEGYLYRSGCYTCPYATEKRVADLTLGDFWGIGEETPYPNAAAELKKGLSLILVHTDKGQALLNACAPALVTTVRTPAEAVKKNHQLRHPTPGSPAARRFHNLYGKKGAAYAIAHCNEKKRRTLRLRRAIRHCPPLLALCRKISKLRDKL, encoded by the coding sequence ATGACCATCTGCCCGGAAGAGCGCTGCACCGGCTGCGGCGCCTGCCAAAGCGCCTGCCCGGCAGACTGTATTGCCCTGGCGCTGAACCGTGCCGGTGACCGGGTGGCGGTGATCGACGAGAGCCGCTGCACCCGCTGCGGCAAGTGCAGCCGCATTTGCCCGGTGCTTCACCCGCCTGTGCTGCGCGAAAGCCGCACGGCGCTGGCTGCCTACGCAGTAGAAGCGCAGGTGCGCCAAAGCTCCGCCTCCGGCGGTGCGGCAGCTGTGCTGGCGCGGCAAGTGGTGGAAAGCGGCGGCTGTGCCTACGGTGCGGCCTTTACCGCCCCCACCACGGTAAAACTGGTGCGGGTAGATGCACCGGCACAGCTGTCCCGACTACAAGGCAGCAAATATGTGCACGCTGCCACCGGCAGCGCCTACCGCAAGGTGCAATCGGACCTGAAAGCCGGGCGGCAAGTGCTCTTTACCGGCACCCCCTGCCAGGTGGCAGGGCTGTACGCCTACCTGGGCGGCGACCCACCGGGGCTGACCACCTGTGATCTGGTGTGCCACGGCGTACCGGAGACAGATACCTTAAATGCCTACCTGCAAACAGAACTGAACCCGGCAGCGATCGCCCGCCTGACTTTCCGTGACGGTGACGGATGGGTAATGAAAGCCTATGGCCGGGACGGCGGCGTGCTGCGCCGCATGAATTTGAAAAACAGCCTGTACTATAACGGCTTTATGGAGGGCTATCTGTACCGCAGCGGCTGCTACACCTGCCCCTACGCCACGGAAAAGCGGGTGGCCGACCTGACTCTGGGCGACTTTTGGGGCATTGGGGAGGAAACGCCCTATCCAAATGCCGCCGCAGAGCTGAAAAAGGGTCTGTCCCTGATCTTAGTCCATACAGATAAAGGACAAGCACTGCTGAACGCCTGCGCCCCGGCGCTGGTAACGACCGTGCGCACCCCAGCGGAAGCAGTCAAAAAAAATCATCAGTTGCGCCACCCCACCCCAGGCAGTCCCGCGGCCCGACGATTCCACAACTTGTACGGCAAAAAGGGCGCAGCCTATGCCATTGCCCACTGCAATGAGAAAAAGCGGCGCACCCTGCGTCTGCGGCGTGCCATCCGGCATTGTCCGCCACTGCTGGCCCTGTGCCGCAAAATTTCCAAACTGCGAGATAAGCTATGA
- a CDS encoding O-antigen ligase family protein, which produces MKLKVSTSPYTYFLLLMTIMDTGYFVLLNIPGLRDTGYMRIGFLLIATLLAMNCYINKNIYRTLQPYYNYLNVFILYLVVFYFAHFIYGMVHYTQQITSIINVSNYLGMFLLIYLFLYVFQMDGGYDRLIKSLSWITYPYMLVITLRAAIYNFTGRDLMPYLGHITRSGRLRYGIPALCGVLFLYYFYKLLQKDTLMKHKMIYTGLLLFTAFYLYYICMTRMYVIAFFLAALVIFLCKKRPKNKQIVMVCVAIILLAVLYFSGLIPRFLATFTETSREYGGSTLARQYSSKYFSGLAKNQPIFGLGFLSPKRYENFWIYFGPSGTAYLDDLGIRNMFYHYGVLGIGLVALSLGRMVYLVLRLLTCRNYPRKALMLGLTAFFGCLCVSLCPFDTVRLLGLIFTWSMAEYDAHLYCYPPRKAATETGGDTR; this is translated from the coding sequence ATGAAACTTAAAGTCTCCACCAGTCCTTATACTTACTTTCTGTTGCTGATGACCATCATGGACACCGGCTACTTTGTGTTACTGAATATTCCCGGCCTGCGAGACACCGGCTATATGCGTATCGGCTTTTTGCTCATCGCTACGCTGCTGGCCATGAACTGCTATATCAACAAAAACATCTACCGTACCCTACAACCCTACTACAACTACCTAAATGTCTTTATCCTTTATTTGGTAGTATTTTATTTTGCCCATTTTATCTACGGTATGGTGCATTATACCCAACAGATCACATCCATTATCAATGTGTCCAACTACCTGGGTATGTTCCTGCTGATCTATCTGTTCCTCTATGTGTTCCAAATGGACGGCGGATATGATCGGCTGATAAAATCCCTGAGCTGGATCACCTACCCCTATATGCTGGTTATCACCCTGCGTGCGGCGATCTATAACTTTACCGGTCGGGATCTGATGCCCTACCTGGGTCACATCACGCGCTCCGGACGCCTGCGTTACGGCATTCCTGCCCTGTGCGGTGTGCTATTTCTCTATTATTTTTACAAACTGCTGCAAAAAGACACCCTGATGAAACACAAGATGATCTATACAGGGCTGTTGCTTTTTACCGCTTTTTACCTTTACTATATCTGTATGACCCGTATGTATGTGATTGCCTTTTTTCTGGCGGCACTGGTGATCTTCCTGTGCAAAAAGCGACCGAAAAACAAGCAGATCGTGATGGTCTGCGTGGCGATCATCTTGCTGGCAGTGCTGTACTTCTCCGGTTTGATTCCTCGGTTCCTGGCCACATTTACAGAGACTTCCAGAGAATATGGCGGCTCCACTCTGGCACGGCAGTACTCATCCAAATACTTCTCCGGCTTGGCAAAGAACCAGCCCATCTTTGGTCTAGGCTTTCTCTCACCCAAGCGGTATGAAAACTTCTGGATCTACTTTGGGCCCTCCGGCACCGCCTATCTGGACGATCTGGGTATTCGCAATATGTTCTACCACTACGGGGTACTGGGCATCGGTCTGGTGGCGCTGTCTCTGGGGCGTATGGTATACCTGGTGCTGCGACTGCTCACCTGCCGAAATTATCCTCGCAAGGCGCTGATGCTGGGACTGACGGCGTTTTTTGGCTGTCTGTGCGTATCCCTGTGTCCTTTTGATACGGTGCGCCTGCTGGGGCTGATCTTCACCTGGTCCATGGCGGAGTACGACGCCCACCTTTACTGCTACCCACCCCGCAAAGCGGCGACAGAGACGGGGGGCGATACGCGGTGA
- a CDS encoding MATE family efflux transporter, with translation MKALSDNKQTTINLITSLAAFVINAGISFVLTPYILEKLGNEAYGFIGLAYDFVNYAGILTLALNSMSCRFVSYEYHRGNKEKADIYVNSILGANLILAGAITLCAVFMVWKLEYILTIPKELMFDVKLTFAIVFINYIFGICFSVFNSGTFVKNRMDLYYLRNLFSYVLKLVLTILIFTLFDVRIFFIALTTLICNAYMNVATYILMRKLLPDLKLNLRKFKWKTLSEVLRSGVWNSVQSLSDLMISGLNSLLTNRFIGTAAGGYLQSSKTIPNYILQLGQQLAQVFSPKFTILYAQGDYDRLVKEAKRSMRLVGFIISTPVAGFIVFGYQFYALWLKNYSPAELQIVQTVSVITTIPYLFSCVAFPLIQINTACNKVRTPVLVALAAGIANILVVFPLGKADALTLNVLACCTAAFTILRYGVFQPYYAAKILARKRLFFYGTLLRNVLATAVIGVVLYAAKGLFTYGSWGHFFIAIALCGAVGYVLAFFLLFNPREYKEIVHMFLSKMKKKAA, from the coding sequence GTGAAAGCCCTGTCCGACAATAAACAAACCACCATCAATCTGATTACCAGCCTGGCAGCCTTTGTGATCAATGCCGGGATCAGCTTTGTACTGACTCCGTATATACTGGAGAAGCTGGGCAACGAAGCTTACGGCTTTATCGGTCTTGCCTACGACTTTGTCAATTATGCCGGCATCCTTACTCTGGCACTGAACAGTATGTCCTGCCGGTTCGTCAGCTACGAGTACCACCGGGGCAATAAAGAAAAGGCAGATATTTATGTAAATTCCATTTTGGGTGCCAATCTGATCCTGGCCGGTGCCATCACGCTTTGCGCCGTGTTTATGGTTTGGAAGCTGGAGTACATACTCACCATTCCCAAAGAGCTGATGTTCGATGTAAAGCTGACCTTTGCCATCGTCTTTATCAACTACATTTTTGGCATCTGTTTCTCTGTTTTTAACAGCGGCACCTTTGTAAAGAACCGGATGGATCTGTACTACCTGCGCAACCTGTTCTCCTATGTGCTCAAGCTGGTGCTGACCATTCTGATCTTCACCTTGTTTGATGTGCGCATCTTCTTCATTGCGCTGACCACCCTCATTTGCAACGCTTATATGAATGTGGCCACTTATATTTTAATGCGCAAGCTGCTGCCAGACTTAAAACTAAATCTGCGCAAATTCAAGTGGAAAACCCTGTCCGAAGTGCTGCGCTCCGGGGTATGGAATTCCGTGCAGAGCCTGTCTGATCTGATGATCTCCGGGCTGAATTCCCTGCTGACCAACCGATTTATCGGCACCGCTGCCGGCGGGTATCTGCAATCCTCCAAGACCATTCCCAATTACATATTACAACTGGGGCAGCAACTGGCCCAAGTGTTCTCGCCGAAATTCACCATTCTGTACGCCCAGGGCGACTATGATCGACTGGTCAAGGAGGCCAAGCGCTCCATGCGACTGGTGGGCTTTATTATCTCCACCCCGGTGGCCGGGTTTATCGTCTTTGGCTACCAGTTCTATGCCCTGTGGCTGAAAAACTATTCCCCGGCGGAATTGCAGATCGTACAGACGGTGTCCGTGATTACCACCATACCGTATCTGTTTAGCTGCGTGGCGTTCCCGCTGATTCAGATCAACACCGCCTGCAACAAGGTGCGTACCCCGGTTCTGGTGGCGCTGGCCGCCGGTATTGCCAATATCTTAGTGGTGTTCCCCCTGGGCAAAGCCGACGCCCTGACCCTGAATGTGCTGGCCTGCTGCACCGCCGCCTTTACCATTCTGCGCTACGGCGTATTCCAGCCCTACTATGCGGCCAAAATACTGGCCCGCAAGCGTCTGTTCTTCTACGGCACGCTGCTGCGCAATGTGCTGGCCACCGCCGTCATCGGCGTGGTGCTGTATGCTGCCAAGGGGCTTTTCACCTACGGCAGCTGGGGTCACTTCTTCATCGCCATTGCCCTATGCGGAGCAGTGGGATATGTGCTGGCTTTCTTCCTGTTGTTCAACCCCAGAGAGTACAAAGAGATCGTCCACATGTTTCTATCAAAAATGAAGAAAAAAGCCGCATAA